The proteins below are encoded in one region of Micromonospora sp. DSM 45708:
- a CDS encoding ASCH domain-containing protein produces the protein MWPRIGGLRALALGTPGELRARLNTLVLSGVKTATAGLIGEYADEHEELEHVGERLALVDDHDALVGVVEITGVEVVRFADVPWDFARAEGEGDRSIEEWRAGHGAYWARQGTPVTDDSEIVCLRFRLVSTEGSVGT, from the coding sequence GCTCGCCCTCGGCACCCCCGGCGAGCTGCGCGCCCGCCTCAACACCCTGGTGCTCTCCGGCGTGAAGACCGCCACCGCCGGGCTGATCGGCGAGTACGCCGACGAGCACGAGGAGCTGGAGCACGTCGGCGAACGGCTGGCGCTGGTCGACGATCACGACGCGCTGGTCGGCGTGGTCGAGATCACCGGCGTCGAGGTGGTGCGGTTCGCCGACGTGCCGTGGGACTTCGCCCGCGCCGAGGGCGAGGGCGACCGGTCGATCGAGGAGTGGCGGGCCGGTCACGGCGCCTACTGGGCCCGGCAGGGCACCCCGGTCACCGACGACAGCGAGATCGTCTGCCTGCGGTTCCGGCTGGTCTCCACCGAGGGCAGCGTCGGCACCTGA